In Paenibacillus sp. 1781tsa1, one DNA window encodes the following:
- a CDS encoding nucleotidyltransferase domain-containing protein, with translation MKIHNREAAFKAVSGSINRNLNDEASDRDVKFFVLPTFDDLYAGSLYKNFQTSEVEDIEIHDVRKLEKLLTNSNLTFLELLYSVEVDTFGYLEIEQLHSMRDKISTINLRSLFNSCFGMYRGQMKDLTTPNSESQMALIEKYGYNTKKAMMSLHFLSFLTKFYVSDFKDFKGAITYRGVGRESMMDIKHGKYSLDEFREMAKSNEEVALNLEQKYYDVPFNKETDYQLKELLRTLVKNHLKTI, from the coding sequence ATGAAAATACATAATCGTGAGGCCGCATTTAAAGCCGTTTCGGGTAGCATAAATCGCAACTTGAATGATGAAGCTTCAGACAGAGACGTCAAATTCTTTGTACTACCAACTTTTGACGATCTATATGCTGGATCGCTTTATAAAAATTTTCAAACCTCTGAAGTAGAGGATATTGAAATTCATGATGTGAGAAAATTAGAAAAGCTGCTAACCAATTCGAATTTAACTTTTCTAGAATTGCTTTATTCGGTTGAAGTTGATACTTTTGGGTATCTTGAAATTGAACAACTTCACTCAATGAGGGATAAAATAAGTACGATTAATTTAAGAAGTCTTTTCAATAGCTGCTTTGGTATGTATAGGGGGCAAATGAAAGATCTTACCACTCCAAACTCTGAGTCGCAGATGGCTTTGATTGAGAAGTACGGATATAATACGAAGAAAGCCATGATGTCGCTACACTTTTTGTCATTCCTGACTAAATTCTATGTCTCTGACTTTAAAGATTTCAAGGGTGCGATTACATACCGTGGCGTAGGTAGAGAAAGCATGATGGATATTAAACACGGTAAGTATTCTCTTGATGAATTCAGAGAGATGGCTAAATCTAATGAAGAAGTCGCTCTTAATTTAGAACAGAAATACTATGATGTTCCTTTTAATAAAGAGACAGATTATCAGTTAAAAGAGTTATTGCGTACGTTGGTTAAAAACCATTTGAAAACAATTTAG
- a CDS encoding RNA ligase family protein: MGDNMFTSPMLLYKAPNNLPFDSDLHLTELKLDGIRLIIDYRDKVKIYTRHNNDVTAKFPELVENLPIQEGTTLDGELIVTDSDGKPNFESIMERFMSKKSKHKVTFCAFDIVNFEGKSVTSKPLIERKEILSNAFVDNEYYAKSIYIRGNGIEYFSLAKQQKLEGIVLKDIRSKYEIDKRSDKWLKVIAYEVGEYYIAGYKKNEFGWILSDGKRIVGVMSLAVGTNERKAGYRVFQQLKKKETEDTVYIDPAIKCVVKHRGYTKNNLLRLPEFESFVF; this comes from the coding sequence ATGGGTGATAATATGTTTACTTCTCCAATGTTGTTATACAAAGCACCAAACAACTTGCCATTCGATAGTGATCTGCATTTAACAGAGCTTAAACTCGATGGCATTCGCCTTATTATCGACTACAGGGATAAGGTGAAAATATATACCAGACACAACAATGACGTTACGGCCAAGTTTCCTGAACTGGTTGAAAATTTACCAATCCAAGAGGGGACAACACTTGACGGTGAACTGATCGTAACTGATTCAGACGGTAAGCCAAACTTTGAATCAATCATGGAAAGGTTTATGTCAAAAAAGAGTAAGCACAAAGTTACATTTTGCGCTTTCGACATAGTTAATTTTGAAGGAAAAAGTGTGACTTCCAAACCTCTTATAGAACGCAAAGAGATACTGTCCAATGCCTTCGTAGACAATGAATACTATGCTAAATCGATCTATATAAGAGGAAATGGAATTGAGTACTTCAGCCTTGCCAAGCAGCAAAAACTTGAAGGAATAGTTTTGAAGGATATCCGCTCAAAATATGAAATCGATAAAAGATCCGACAAATGGTTGAAGGTAATCGCGTATGAGGTAGGAGAATACTACATTGCTGGATACAAGAAAAATGAATTTGGTTGGATATTGTCTGATGGTAAACGAATAGTTGGGGTAATGAGTTTAGCTGTTGGCACAAACGAGAGAAAAGCGGGATATAGAGTGTTCCAGCAACTTAAAAAGAAAGAGACAGAGGATACGGTTTACATCGATCCTGCCATAAAGTGTGTTGTTAAACACCGGGGATACACTAAAAACAACTTGCTAAGATTGCCTGAATTCGAAAGCTTTGTATTCTAA
- a CDS encoding YolD-like family protein translates to MSKKLEANGLWESSRMMLPQHKERIIEHRSRDNDEIKPLLNEDEWEVIYQNIGISYRYTEEANFEVFELNSKRVVSGIVSKVNELGKKVRVEWEDGHEWIDIKSLVAVRLSGGGLE, encoded by the coding sequence ATGAGTAAAAAACTTGAGGCAAATGGATTGTGGGAATCAAGTCGTATGATGCTGCCACAACATAAAGAAAGAATCATTGAACATCGTTCGAGGGATAATGATGAGATTAAACCTCTGCTAAATGAGGATGAGTGGGAGGTAATTTACCAGAACATAGGCATATCATATAGATACACTGAGGAAGCGAATTTTGAGGTGTTTGAGCTGAATTCCAAACGGGTTGTAAGTGGGATTGTATCAAAGGTTAATGAGTTAGGAAAGAAGGTTAGAGTAGAATGGGAAGATGGACACGAATGGATTGACATAAAAAGTTTAGTTGCGGTGCGATTATCAGGAGGAGGATTAGAATAA
- a CDS encoding DNA polymerase IV — protein MAKKERTIMLIDMQSFYASVEKAKMPQYKNKPLAVAGDPARRSGIILAACPLAKAKGVSTAEPLWQSLQKCPELIIVRPHMQEYIEVSTQIMSIIEEFTDLVEPYSIDELFCDVTGSLHLFGNDPIDLAKQIQDKIYNETGVYARAGISTNKVMSKLCCDMIAKKIDGGVFFLRKEELHEHIGDKPIRDMWGIGSRMEKHLWKMGIRTIKQLADTPLSKLRSKWGVNGEVIWRVANGLDDSPVTVNTHSVQKDIGNGMTLPRDYTEQWEIDVVIQDICTEVCRRTRKKGLMGSVVTMSLSGADFDHPTGFSRQVKLQDPTNITVDVCKIAKQIFRQHWDGQPVRRVGISLSNLSNAETYQLSLFDDQEQKRAVDKVMDDIKDRFGDIAILRASSITSAGQAIDRSNKIGGHYK, from the coding sequence ATGGCGAAGAAAGAGCGGACAATTATGTTAATTGACATGCAATCGTTTTATGCCAGTGTTGAAAAGGCTAAAATGCCACAGTACAAAAACAAACCATTGGCAGTTGCAGGAGATCCAGCAAGACGTTCAGGAATAATACTTGCTGCATGTCCTCTGGCTAAGGCAAAAGGCGTGTCAACCGCTGAACCATTATGGCAATCACTTCAAAAGTGTCCTGAACTAATTATAGTAAGGCCACATATGCAGGAATATATCGAGGTTTCTACTCAAATTATGTCCATTATTGAGGAGTTTACCGATCTAGTGGAGCCCTATAGTATCGATGAGCTATTTTGCGATGTGACTGGCTCTCTTCACTTATTTGGTAATGACCCGATTGATTTAGCAAAGCAGATTCAAGACAAGATTTACAATGAAACGGGAGTCTATGCAAGAGCAGGTATCTCAACCAATAAAGTAATGAGTAAGCTCTGTTGTGATATGATCGCAAAGAAGATTGATGGTGGAGTATTCTTTCTTAGAAAAGAAGAACTACATGAGCACATAGGTGATAAGCCAATTCGAGATATGTGGGGTATTGGATCTAGAATGGAAAAGCACCTGTGGAAAATGGGTATTCGAACAATAAAACAGCTTGCCGATACTCCTCTATCAAAATTGAGAAGTAAATGGGGTGTAAACGGTGAGGTTATTTGGAGGGTAGCCAATGGCTTAGATGACTCTCCGGTAACAGTAAATACTCACAGTGTGCAAAAGGATATTGGTAATGGTATGACTCTACCTAGAGACTATACTGAACAGTGGGAAATTGACGTTGTAATTCAAGACATATGTACAGAGGTTTGCAGACGTACCCGGAAAAAGGGATTAATGGGTAGTGTAGTCACTATGAGCCTATCCGGTGCTGACTTTGATCATCCAACTGGATTCAGTAGACAGGTTAAATTGCAAGATCCCACAAACATAACAGTTGATGTGTGTAAGATAGCTAAACAAATCTTTAGGCAACATTGGGATGGTCAACCTGTAAGACGAGTTGGGATTTCATTATCGAATCTTTCCAATGCTGAGACGTATCAACTGTCATTGTTCGATGATCAGGAACAAAAGAGAGCAGTGGATAAAGTAATGGATGACATCAAGGATCGTTTTGGTGATATTGCAATCTTACGGGCAAGCTCAATCACGTCTGCTGGTCAGGCTATCGACAGATCAAATAAAATTGGGGGGCATTATAAATGA
- a CDS encoding metallophosphoesterase → MIHITGDIHGTISVNKRLNTKNFPQQRDMTKDDYVIIAGDFGLIWDGSKEDQYWLKWLNKTKPFTTLFICGNHENFDLLEEYPVEIWNGGKVHRINDSVIHLMRGQVFEIEGKKFFTFGGAASHDKEYRKEGKSWWRREMPSQEEYEEGLKNLEKHEWKVDYILTHTCSTTSLEYIEQRCNIRMDRDEMHPYFYGIEQKADYKQWYFGHFHHDFELPNYQRLLYTDMIKIN, encoded by the coding sequence GTGATACATATTACTGGAGACATTCATGGAACAATTAGTGTGAACAAGCGACTCAATACTAAGAACTTCCCACAACAAAGGGATATGACTAAGGATGATTATGTAATCATTGCTGGAGATTTCGGTCTTATATGGGATGGAAGTAAAGAGGATCAATATTGGCTCAAGTGGCTGAATAAGACTAAACCATTTACGACATTATTTATTTGCGGTAATCATGAGAATTTTGATTTGCTTGAAGAATATCCAGTGGAAATTTGGAATGGTGGCAAAGTACATAGAATTAACGATAGCGTTATTCATCTGATGCGCGGACAGGTTTTTGAGATTGAGGGTAAAAAGTTCTTTACGTTTGGTGGCGCTGCTTCACACGACAAAGAGTATCGTAAAGAGGGTAAGTCCTGGTGGAGACGTGAGATGCCATCTCAAGAGGAATACGAAGAAGGATTAAAGAATCTAGAGAAACATGAATGGAAGGTAGACTACATACTTACACACACTTGCTCTACTACATCGCTAGAATATATTGAGCAGCGTTGTAATATACGAATGGATCGAGATGAGATGCATCCCTACTTTTATGGTATAGAGCAGAAGGCAGACTATAAACAGTGGTATTTTGGACATTTTCATCATGATTTTGAGTTACCGAATTATCAGAGGTTATTGTACACTGATATGATTAAAATAAATTAA